From the genome of Thermoanaerobaculia bacterium:
GTCGCGGCGATCTTCTGCATCACGATGCCGCTCTTGCCCATGCCGGTGCAGACCACCCGGCCGGGTGCCGCGCGCAGCCGCTCGACGGCGCGGTCGAAGGTCTCGTCCAACTGCGCCACCAGCCCGGCGACCGCGGCCGCCTCGATCTCCAGAACCTGACGGGCGACTTCTCTCGGGGGACGCGGGGATATCGGCATCTTCCCGGGATTATATGGCGCGATTCAGGCCGGGACCTGCACCACTCACGGCACGAGCTCGAGGGCGAATCCGGAGGACAGTCGGATCGAAGTGAAGTGCCGCCGGTCGGTGGTCGCGATGCGGGCGACCCGCAAGCGTGCCGCGACGGCGACGACCGAGGCATCGACGAAGCCGATCTCGGGCTTGCGGTCGAGGAGCTCGCGGACGAGGTCGAGGTCGGCGTCGTGCAACGGTTCGACGGCGAGCTCGCGGCCCAGAGCGCCGAGGAAGGCGCGCTCGGCGGCGGAACCCAGCCGGTCGTGGAGCAGGTAGCAGACCTCGGGCAGGACCGTGACCGGCACGATGCGAAGCCCACGCTCCGACGTGAGCAGCCGGGCGGCGCGGGCGTGCCAGGCATCGTCGGCGTCGGCCGCCGCGAAGAGGATGCCGGTGTCGAGGATCAGCGCCACGGAGTCAGCGTGGGCCCGCGCGCCGTCGTTTCGACGGCTCGGCGGGAGGAGCCGGCGCCTCGTCGGCATCTCCCGGAGCGCGCTTCGCGGAGGTCTCCGCGAAGAGGAGATCTTCATGGCGCTCGGCGATGTCGGAGCGCCCGCTGCGGCCGATGCCGACGAAGGCGAGCGCCGTGTCCGGCGCCTCCCGGCGACGCACGAGGTACTCGCCGATCGCTTCGCGCACCAGGAGCGCCTTGGGCTCGCCACGCCGCTGCGCCAGGAACTCGAGCTCGCGCTCGGCCGCCTCGTCGATGAAGATCGTCGTACGCTTCATGTGACGTACGCTAGCATACGTCTACGGTGCCTGCCGGGCTCCAGGATGGGCGGGCGGCTGGCAGAGAGAGAGGTGTCAGGCGGAAGAGGCGCAGACCGCTGGGCTCAGCCGCAAACTGCCGCGCGGATCCGCAGCAGAGAGGCGAGGAGCGCTTCGGCACGCTCGGGAGGGAGCTGGGTGTCTTTGTCCGAAAGCGCCTGGTCGGGGTCGGGGTGGACTTCGAGGAAGAGGCCGTCGGCGCCGGCGGCGACCGCAGCGCGGGCGAGCGGCTCGGCGAACTCGCGGGCGCCGGCGGTGCCGTCCGCGCCCGCTCCCGGGAGCTGCAGCGAGTGGGTGACGTCGTAGATCACCGGGATGCCGTCCTGCTGCATCCAGGCGAAGCTGCGCATGTCGACCACAAGGTTGTGATACCCGAAGGACGCGCCGCGCTCGGTGACGGTAACTTTGTCGTTACCCGCGGCGCGGATCTTGTCCACCACCCGCC
Proteins encoded in this window:
- a CDS encoding PIN domain-containing protein — encoded protein: MALILDTGILFAAADADDAWHARAARLLTSERGLRIVPVTVLPEVCYLLHDRLGSAAERAFLGALGRELAVEPLHDADLDLVRELLDRKPEIGFVDASVVAVAARLRVARIATTDRRHFTSIRLSSGFALELVP
- a CDS encoding KpsF/GutQ family sugar-phosphate isomerase, producing MPISPRPPREVARQVLEIEAAAVAGLVAQLDETFDRAVERLRAAPGRVVCTGMGKSGIVMQKIAAT